In Spiroplasma chinense, a single window of DNA contains:
- a CDS encoding Panacea domain-containing protein, giving the protein MFFYSKENYVSFVLNLLAKVSKENNRKFTQIQIQKSIYIVYAYFLLFRSAICKMEFETWKYGPVIYDLWKEQTKFKSNSVLLEFDSNLDEQYKKYEEDYLVCEKILSFLSKLDCWDIVQICHEQTPWKKLYKPSKNIKITDKDILKFHVENGENFFCYLDFVINKV; this is encoded by the coding sequence ATGTTTTTTTATTCTAAAGAAAATTATGTAAGCTTTGTTTTAAATTTACTTGCCAAAGTAAGTAAAGAAAACAATAGAAAGTTTACTCAAATACAAATACAAAAAAGTATTTATATAGTTTATGCTTATTTTCTACTTTTCAGATCTGCCATTTGTAAAATGGAATTTGAGACTTGAAAATATGGACCAGTTATTTATGATTTATGAAAAGAACAAACTAAATTCAAATCAAACAGCGTTCTATTAGAATTTGACTCAAATTTAGATGAACAATATAAGAAATATGAAGAAGATTATTTAGTTTGTGAAAAAATATTGTCATTTTTAAGTAAACTAGACTGCTGAGATATTGTACAAATATGTCACGAACAAACACCTTGAAAAAAACTATATAAGCCAAGCAAGAATATTAAAATAACTGATAAAGATATTTTAAAGTTTCATGTTGAAAATGGTGAAAACTTTTTTTGTTACCTAGATTTTGTTATAAACAAAGTCTAG
- the gap gene encoding type I glyceraldehyde-3-phosphate dehydrogenase: MKKIAINGFGRIGRLAFRQLFLQNDIEIVAINDLTNANTLAYLLEFDSAHGKFMSGKISAKDGAIVVDGKEIKILAERDANKLPWGDMGIDLVVECTGFYADKEKSQAHINAGAKKVIISAPATGDLKTIVYGVNHKILAADDQIVSAASCTTNCLAPMAKVLDENFGIVKGLMNTIHAVTNDQTLLDLPHADVRRGRAAAWNIVPSKTGAAAAVGKVLPTLNGKLDGLALRVPTITGSIVDLTVELGKKVSVEEINSAIEKAVKSDAELGRALQYNTQPIVSQDVVSSTYGSIFDATLTRVMEVEGKQLVKVFSWYDNENSFTSQFIRTINHMLSL, encoded by the coding sequence ATGAAAAAAATCGCAATTAACGGTTTTGGAAGAATTGGACGTCTAGCATTTAGACAATTATTCTTACAAAACGATATTGAAATCGTTGCAATCAACGATTTAACAAACGCTAATACATTAGCATACTTATTAGAATTTGATTCAGCACATGGAAAATTCATGTCTGGAAAAATCTCAGCAAAAGATGGAGCAATCGTTGTTGATGGTAAAGAAATCAAAATCTTAGCAGAAAGAGATGCTAACAAATTACCTTGAGGAGATATGGGAATTGATTTAGTAGTTGAATGTACAGGATTCTACGCAGACAAAGAAAAATCACAAGCTCACATCAATGCAGGTGCAAAAAAAGTTATTATTTCAGCTCCTGCAACTGGAGACTTAAAAACAATCGTTTATGGAGTTAACCACAAAATTTTAGCAGCTGACGATCAAATCGTATCAGCAGCTTCATGTACAACAAACTGTTTAGCACCAATGGCAAAAGTTTTAGATGAAAACTTTGGAATTGTTAAAGGATTAATGAACACAATTCACGCCGTAACAAACGACCAAACTTTATTAGACTTACCACACGCTGACGTACGTAGAGGACGTGCAGCTGCATGAAACATCGTTCCTTCAAAAACAGGAGCTGCTGCAGCTGTTGGTAAAGTATTACCAACTTTAAACGGAAAATTAGATGGTTTAGCATTACGTGTTCCTACAATTACAGGATCAATCGTAGACTTAACTGTTGAATTAGGTAAAAAAGTTTCAGTTGAAGAAATCAACTCAGCAATCGAAAAAGCTGTTAAATCAGATGCAGAATTAGGAAGAGCATTACAATACAATACTCAACCAATCGTATCACAAGATGTTGTTTCATCAACATACGGATCAATTTTTGATGCAACTCTAACAAGAGTTATGGAAGTTGAAGGAAAACAATTAGTTAAAGTATTCTCATGATACGATAACGAAAACTCATTTACTTCACAATTCATCCGTACAATTAACCACATGTTAAGTTTATAA
- a CDS encoding DnaA ATPase domain-containing protein has translation MESNLSKLKEHEMVKAFIEKYKIDDETLLKNQLVLERFISQFVFCNTNEKMALCKQIIPGVQQKLSYKNKQFYITSSNCNHWIFENQDYKLEKNIVYADYDIFENTQTLDEFVKANKDKLVENANFFNAAKKILMEKEKTKGLYLYGLPGIGKTFYMKILANTFAKMDRKVVLVTVNKLIKIVKDTFNQNSSEENNRFFDQCCKVDVLILDDIGAEMVTDWSRDELLFGLLNTRMENNKLTFFTSNFPIHQLEDFYLNKRVTANQKDFEKMKTIRFTERIKGLSYEIEIKGKNHRY, from the coding sequence ATGGAATCAAATTTAAGTAAACTAAAAGAACACGAAATGGTAAAAGCATTTATTGAAAAATACAAAATTGATGATGAAACTCTCTTGAAAAACCAGTTAGTACTAGAGAGGTTTATTTCTCAATTTGTTTTTTGTAATACAAATGAAAAAATGGCTTTATGTAAACAAATTATTCCAGGTGTACAACAAAAATTAAGTTATAAAAACAAACAATTCTACATAACAAGTAGTAATTGTAACCATTGAATTTTTGAAAACCAAGATTATAAACTTGAAAAAAATATAGTATATGCAGATTATGATATTTTTGAAAATACACAAACATTAGATGAGTTTGTTAAAGCAAATAAAGATAAGTTAGTAGAAAATGCAAACTTCTTTAATGCAGCTAAAAAAATATTAATGGAAAAAGAAAAAACAAAAGGTCTTTATCTTTATGGATTACCTGGAATTGGTAAAACATTCTATATGAAAATATTGGCAAATACATTTGCTAAAATGGATAGAAAAGTAGTTTTAGTAACTGTAAACAAGTTAATAAAAATAGTAAAAGATACTTTTAACCAAAATTCTTCTGAAGAAAATAATAGGTTTTTTGATCAATGTTGTAAAGTTGATGTATTAATTTTGGATGATATTGGTGCTGAAATGGTAACTGATTGAAGTCGTGATGAATTGTTATTCGGTCTTTTAAATACAAGAATGGAAAATAATAAGCTAACTTTCTTTACATCAAACTTTCCAATTCATCAATTGGAAGACTTTTATTTAAATAAAAGAGTTACTGCAAACCAAAAAGACTTTGAAAAAATGAAAACCATAAGATTTACAGAAAGAATTAAAGGTTTAAGCTATGAAATTGAAATAAAAGGGAAAAATCATAGGTATTAG
- a CDS encoding DnaD domain protein: MKNFSYKVILKNRIDSSDDKILSYLYQPIIGLRSISIYKLLIFEAEVLKEFKKAEFREERLLTLCKLNADQFQRQLKKLEGIGLLTKMVNEQKNSVILNVYAPLEPCDFFNNALFNKALIKKIGEKDYEMARFVFRDEGEIPSDSGYKNATSKFLEVFEEFNNSLGDIKVNSLKTKPKRTNALLKGFDFEKIVLDLEKEDIYISKSDTTLKNKLEEIYSGHNFELDKIIEAVKESYDKESLFLDVKKIYRVLSNNYFEDEQFNTSEEIFDPKVNMQNYTNKKIKEMETIEPTQYLQLLMNIENLELPELELISKLSKDYKLRNGVINCLLEFSYLKNDEKIVANYLYKIASTINERQIVDAKETMEYLKVAHKKGAKGKKFIPDQFSPWEEVKSNKGYMEKTSSNGSGFDETLWGKL, from the coding sequence ATGAAAAATTTCAGCTATAAAGTTATTCTAAAGAATCGCATTGATTCTTCAGATGACAAAATCCTATCTTACCTATATCAACCAATTATTGGCTTACGAAGCATATCAATCTATAAATTATTAATTTTTGAAGCTGAAGTTTTAAAAGAGTTCAAAAAAGCTGAATTTAGAGAAGAAAGATTGTTAACACTTTGTAAGTTAAATGCTGATCAATTTCAAAGACAGTTGAAAAAACTGGAAGGAATTGGATTATTAACAAAAATGGTTAATGAACAAAAAAATTCAGTAATTTTAAATGTATATGCCCCCCTTGAACCATGCGATTTCTTTAATAATGCATTGTTCAATAAAGCTTTAATTAAAAAAATTGGTGAAAAAGACTATGAAATGGCAAGATTTGTTTTTAGAGATGAAGGAGAAATTCCTTCAGATAGTGGATATAAAAATGCTACTTCAAAATTCTTAGAAGTATTTGAAGAATTTAACAACTCTCTTGGAGATATCAAAGTGAATTCTTTAAAAACTAAACCAAAAAGAACAAACGCTTTATTAAAAGGATTTGATTTTGAAAAAATAGTTTTAGATCTTGAAAAAGAAGATATATACATTTCAAAATCAGATACAACTTTAAAAAACAAACTTGAAGAAATCTATTCTGGTCATAATTTTGAATTAGATAAAATCATTGAAGCTGTAAAAGAATCTTATGATAAAGAAAGTCTATTTTTAGACGTTAAAAAAATTTATAGAGTATTAAGTAATAATTACTTTGAAGATGAACAATTCAACACTTCTGAAGAGATTTTTGACCCTAAAGTAAACATGCAAAACTACACAAATAAAAAAATTAAAGAAATGGAAACTATTGAACCAACTCAATATTTACAACTTTTAATGAATATTGAAAATTTAGAGTTACCTGAATTGGAATTAATTAGTAAACTTTCAAAAGATTACAAATTAAGAAATGGTGTAATTAACTGTTTATTAGAGTTTTCATACTTAAAAAATGATGAAAAAATCGTTGCAAATTACCTTTACAAGATTGCTTCAACAATTAATGAAAGACAAATTGTTGATGCAAAAGAAACTATGGAATATCTAAAAGTTGCTCACAAAAAAGGTGCAAAAGGTAAAAAATTCATACCAGATCAATTTTCTCCTTGAGAAGAGGTTAAAAGTAATAAAGGTTACATGGAAAAAACAAGTTCAAATGGTAGCGGATTTGATGAAACGTTATGAGGTAAATTATAA
- the mutM gene encoding DNA-formamidopyrimidine glycosylase produces the protein MPELPEVETVIRVLNEKLKNLKVTKVEMFYPKLLKSSISIEDFSQDLKGRVIEKVDRIAKHILFILGDKVLISHLRMEGKWFVFDKDNEQDIKHTLARFELSENKVMIYSDTRKFGTLHYQDIKEFKKLKPIVTVGPEPFDPIVNGNFLHEKIKKSTKAIKTILLDQTIISGIGNIYANEIMFDAKISPFRAGKDISPEEAQRIVDSSVKILNRAIELGGSTIDTYQPEQGIDGKFQNELKVHMKNKTTCLVCGGEIKKVQLNGRGTYYCELCQK, from the coding sequence ATGCCAGAACTACCAGAAGTTGAAACAGTTATTAGGGTATTGAATGAGAAACTTAAGAATTTAAAAGTAACAAAGGTAGAAATGTTTTATCCTAAACTTTTAAAGTCTTCAATTAGTATTGAAGACTTTTCGCAAGACTTAAAGGGAAGGGTTATTGAAAAAGTAGATAGAATAGCTAAACATATTCTCTTTATTTTGGGTGATAAAGTTCTTATAAGTCATTTGAGAATGGAAGGTAAATGATTTGTCTTTGATAAAGACAATGAACAAGATATTAAACATACTTTAGCAAGATTTGAGTTATCAGAAAATAAAGTAATGATTTATTCAGACACTAGAAAATTTGGAACTCTTCATTATCAAGATATTAAAGAGTTTAAAAAATTAAAACCAATAGTAACTGTAGGACCAGAACCTTTTGACCCAATAGTTAATGGTAATTTTTTACACGAAAAAATCAAAAAATCAACAAAAGCTATAAAAACAATATTGTTAGACCAAACTATAATTTCAGGAATTGGAAACATTTATGCTAATGAAATTATGTTTGATGCCAAAATAAGCCCATTTAGAGCTGGGAAAGATATTTCCCCAGAAGAAGCACAAAGAATTGTAGATTCTTCAGTTAAGATACTAAATAGAGCTATTGAACTGGGAGGTTCAACAATAGATACTTATCAACCTGAACAAGGTATTGATGGAAAATTTCAAAATGAATTAAAAGTTCATATGAAAAATAAAACAACATGTTTAGTTTGCGGTGGAGAGATCAAAAAAGTTCAACTGAACGGAAGAGGAACTTACTACTGTGAATTGTGTCAAAAATAA
- the polA gene encoding DNA polymerase I — MKKKILLVDGNALIFRAFYSSFGRVTLTTKSGIPTNAVYSFINMLFNIIQKNDYYDIKIAFDKGKKTFRHDKLEDYKGGRKKTPDELVKQFPIVREFLTQAKIDWFELDGFEADDIIGTISEMYNNNQDFEVEILTSDQDMYQLISDNVFVLSPQTGTSDMLVYDKEKLFEKWGIKPEQVIDYKGLRGDSSDNIKGVAGIGEKTAKELLQSYNDLENLYANIEQITGAKKQKLIDGKDDAFLSREIATIHKAVPLEGFELRKTNVDFSMLKDFFIKYEMNSLIRKYAFEMDSSEEPVIEQVVIKNELKEVKTWENAFNGEKNFLYLEILNDNYHNPDVIGLGISNEKGNFFYIPGESQEISIFNWQDSGTEENFQHFLDTSKFYTYDVKKTIYALKKLGYNVKEENFVYDMMIACYVINSNVKSNFESHLNLIDPELEIETFEEVFGKGVKKTKQIDQVKKSNYIVSKAVYIKDTMPKIYELLQESGQTSLYENIELPFCFVLLNMEEQGVLIDREELKVQTQNVLELLNNYEIEANEILAKEGIEPINYASPKQLKETLFDKMNLPNTSKGSTDKEALEALEDKHPLIEKVLKIRKYSKLYSTYLKGFEKYIDRTNKVHTIYNQTLTNTGRLSSSEPNLQNISVRDEDQRNVRKIFIAPNGYKYISLDYSQIELRVLADIANEKVLINAYANNIDIHELAARNIFSLKEDEKVTSEQRRIAKVFNFGILYGLTKFGLSKDLKISHKEAEEYIKAYNKSFPEIENFKKEIIDFGEKNGYVETQANRRRYIYELQNSNYMVREFGKRAAVNAPVQGTAADILKVAMIELYQNLKDKGFEAKMVSQIHDEIIILAPENEVQKAKELAIEIMNKAYNKLFEIVGKDKESRVLLEVNEAVGNNWFELK, encoded by the coding sequence ATGAAAAAGAAAATTTTACTAGTCGATGGAAATGCTTTAATATTTAGAGCCTTTTATAGCTCTTTTGGAAGAGTTACATTAACTACAAAAAGTGGGATACCCACAAATGCTGTTTATTCTTTTATTAATATGTTATTTAATATCATTCAAAAGAATGATTATTATGATATAAAAATAGCATTTGATAAAGGTAAAAAAACCTTTAGACATGATAAATTAGAAGATTATAAAGGTGGAAGAAAGAAAACCCCAGACGAATTAGTAAAACAATTTCCAATTGTAAGAGAATTTTTAACCCAAGCAAAAATAGATTGATTTGAGTTAGATGGTTTTGAAGCTGATGATATTATTGGAACTATCTCAGAAATGTATAATAATAACCAAGACTTTGAAGTAGAAATACTTACAAGTGACCAAGATATGTATCAGTTAATTTCTGATAATGTTTTTGTTTTGTCACCTCAAACTGGAACAAGTGACATGTTAGTTTATGACAAAGAAAAATTATTTGAAAAATGAGGAATTAAACCAGAACAAGTTATTGACTACAAAGGTTTAAGAGGAGATAGTTCAGATAACATTAAAGGAGTAGCTGGAATTGGTGAAAAAACTGCAAAAGAACTTTTGCAAAGTTACAATGATCTAGAAAATTTATATGCAAACATTGAACAAATAACTGGAGCTAAAAAACAAAAGTTAATTGACGGTAAAGATGATGCATTTCTTTCAAGAGAAATTGCAACAATTCACAAAGCAGTACCTTTAGAAGGATTTGAATTAAGAAAAACCAACGTTGATTTTTCAATGTTAAAAGATTTTTTTATTAAATATGAGATGAATTCACTTATAAGAAAATATGCTTTTGAAATGGACTCTAGTGAAGAGCCTGTTATAGAACAAGTTGTAATTAAAAATGAATTAAAAGAAGTTAAAACTTGAGAAAATGCTTTCAATGGTGAAAAAAACTTTCTTTATTTAGAAATTTTAAATGATAATTACCACAATCCAGATGTAATTGGTTTGGGTATTTCAAATGAAAAAGGTAATTTCTTTTATATTCCTGGAGAATCACAAGAAATAAGTATTTTTAATTGACAAGATTCTGGAACAGAAGAAAATTTCCAACACTTTTTAGATACAAGTAAGTTCTATACATATGATGTTAAAAAAACTATATATGCTTTAAAAAAACTTGGTTACAACGTAAAAGAAGAAAACTTTGTTTATGACATGATGATTGCCTGTTACGTAATCAATTCAAATGTTAAATCAAATTTTGAATCACATTTAAATTTAATTGACCCTGAACTGGAAATAGAAACATTTGAAGAGGTTTTTGGTAAAGGTGTTAAAAAAACAAAACAAATTGATCAAGTAAAGAAAAGCAATTACATAGTATCAAAAGCTGTTTATATTAAAGACACAATGCCTAAAATTTATGAGTTATTGCAAGAATCTGGACAAACTAGTTTATATGAAAATATTGAACTACCTTTTTGCTTTGTTTTGTTAAACATGGAAGAACAAGGGGTATTAATTGACAGAGAAGAGTTAAAAGTTCAAACACAAAATGTGTTAGAACTTTTAAATAATTACGAAATAGAGGCAAACGAAATTCTTGCAAAAGAAGGAATTGAACCTATAAATTATGCAAGTCCTAAACAATTAAAAGAGACTTTATTTGATAAAATGAACCTTCCAAATACAAGTAAAGGAAGTACTGATAAAGAAGCTCTTGAAGCTCTTGAAGACAAACACCCATTAATTGAAAAAGTATTAAAAATTAGAAAATACTCAAAACTTTATTCAACTTATTTGAAAGGTTTTGAAAAGTATATTGATAGAACAAATAAAGTTCATACAATTTACAATCAAACTTTAACAAATACTGGAAGACTAAGTTCTTCAGAGCCTAATTTACAAAACATCTCTGTTAGAGATGAAGACCAAAGAAACGTTAGAAAGATATTTATTGCTCCAAACGGTTATAAATACATAAGTTTAGATTATTCTCAAATTGAACTTAGAGTTTTAGCAGATATTGCTAATGAAAAAGTGCTAATAAATGCTTATGCAAACAATATAGATATTCATGAATTGGCTGCAAGAAACATTTTTAGCCTAAAAGAGGATGAAAAAGTAACTTCAGAACAGAGAAGAATCGCAAAGGTTTTTAACTTTGGAATACTTTATGGACTTACAAAATTTGGGCTCTCTAAGGACTTAAAAATCAGTCATAAAGAGGCAGAAGAGTACATAAAAGCTTATAATAAATCTTTCCCGGAGATAGAAAACTTCAAAAAAGAGATAATTGACTTTGGTGAAAAGAATGGGTATGTTGAAACTCAAGCAAATAGACGTAGATACATTTATGAATTGCAAAATTCTAACTATATGGTTAGAGAATTTGGTAAAAGAGCTGCTGTAAATGCACCAGTTCAAGGAACTGCTGCAGATATTTTAAAAGTTGCAATGATAGAGTTGTATCAAAACCTTAAAGATAAAGGTTTTGAAGCAAAAATGGTCTCTCAAATACACGATGAGATCATAATTTTAGCACCAGAAAATGAAGTACAAAAAGCAAAGGAATTGGCTATTGAAATTATGAACAAAGCTTATAATAAATTATTTGAAATTGTTGGAAAAGACAAAGAATCAAGAGTTTTATTAGAAGTTAATGAAGCTGTAGGAAATAATTGATTTGAATTAAAATAG
- the dnaE gene encoding DNA polymerase III subunit alpha, whose product MKYSSLVNVQSCYNFLKSVIKPEDYVGFLQKNEIKVGFYSDLYSMYGAAEFAKLASSRGVKPIIGAAFDVSFGRIILYAKNNKGFKRISYLSSSVLNEDKIDLQKLEQEIFTKAGDDVFVIFISSVENLDNYKDKLKKVFNDNLFFGITKTNFHFFKNESNLIFANEVNYLYEDDYFQYKVLRAIGEAKLLTETENIEKNFYVSNAQMQNYIDVQKHNENISKIIEQVEDDVINDNQVHFIKFKDAKNDSSSTYIEKLCKNKLVELGLSENQQYSERLVYELEVIKKMGFEDYFLIVSDMINAAEEKNILVGPGRGSASGSLVSYLLNITKLDPIKWDLLFERFLNVDRITLPDIDIDFEDERREEVLEYLYKKYGREHFATITTFQTIGIKNAIRDCGRVFDLPNDDVTHMTRLIGDKNVKDLDKALEESRNLTKYKEKYPQVFEVIKKIIGLPRQTGTHAAGVVFCDVPLWEVVPTKVGINGILQTQFSMNFLEEIGLIKTDILGLRNLSIIQQVISSVEKLNQTKIDLKSLPLNDKDTFELLRNRQTSGIFQLESQGMTEVLTSMKVNSIEDIAVTSALFRPGPQENIPTYIARKNDNNREFSIDKSLTDILGDTYGIIVYQEQVMKILQKVANFELSKADIVRRAIGKKDQKLMAEFKKEFVQGALENKYNEGRANELWHYIEKFAEYGFNKSHAIAYSIISYWMAYLKTHFKAEFYCALLNGSIKNEVKTSQYLYEIKTAGIRMNGPSIKNPNSTYYYGNQMINMPLNVIKGIGQDLVKTIRAIHKKAKNAFESFAKVVAILVSEGLTDKKFEALAYAGAFDAYGYSRKDLANNQKEIFNLAQILKYSSTKDLEVDLPIKKDKPELIASYEKEFFGFYVTTHPLSIFRQKMLNSEKLLYLSSLQREDITCDVFVTVDNIVTKTDKNGGQMCFLDVSDETGSIMVTIFASTFEKIKSQIEISQNIIIKVKTQLYNNKISALLIDFKKTIK is encoded by the coding sequence GTGAAGTATTCAAGTTTAGTTAATGTACAATCTTGCTACAACTTTTTAAAATCAGTTATTAAACCTGAAGATTATGTTGGTTTTTTACAAAAAAATGAAATTAAAGTAGGATTTTATTCTGATCTATATTCAATGTATGGTGCAGCTGAATTTGCAAAACTTGCAAGTTCAAGAGGAGTTAAACCAATAATTGGTGCAGCATTTGATGTTTCATTTGGAAGAATAATTTTATATGCAAAAAATAATAAAGGTTTTAAAAGAATCTCATACCTATCAAGTAGTGTTTTAAATGAAGACAAAATTGATTTGCAAAAATTAGAACAAGAAATATTTACAAAAGCAGGAGATGATGTTTTTGTTATTTTTATTTCTAGTGTAGAGAATCTTGATAACTATAAAGATAAATTAAAAAAAGTATTTAATGATAATCTTTTTTTTGGAATAACAAAAACAAACTTTCATTTCTTTAAAAATGAAAGTAATTTAATTTTTGCAAATGAAGTTAATTATCTTTATGAAGATGATTATTTTCAATACAAAGTGTTGAGAGCAATTGGAGAAGCTAAATTATTAACAGAAACTGAAAATATAGAAAAAAACTTTTATGTTTCAAATGCACAAATGCAAAACTATATTGATGTACAAAAACATAATGAAAATATTTCAAAAATTATTGAACAAGTTGAAGATGATGTTATTAATGATAATCAAGTACACTTTATAAAATTTAAAGATGCCAAAAACGATTCATCTTCAACTTATATTGAAAAACTTTGTAAAAATAAATTGGTTGAATTGGGGTTAAGTGAAAACCAACAATATAGTGAAAGATTAGTTTATGAATTAGAAGTAATTAAAAAAATGGGATTTGAAGATTACTTTTTAATAGTAAGTGACATGATAAATGCAGCAGAAGAAAAAAATATTTTAGTTGGACCTGGTAGGGGTTCTGCTTCTGGAAGTTTAGTTTCTTACTTGTTAAACATTACAAAGTTAGATCCAATTAAATGAGATTTACTGTTTGAAAGATTTTTGAATGTTGACAGAATAACATTACCAGATATAGATATAGACTTTGAAGATGAGAGACGTGAAGAAGTTTTAGAATACTTGTACAAAAAGTATGGAAGAGAACACTTTGCAACAATTACAACCTTTCAAACAATTGGTATAAAGAATGCTATTCGAGATTGTGGAAGGGTTTTTGATTTACCAAATGATGATGTAACTCACATGACAAGATTAATTGGTGATAAGAATGTTAAAGATTTAGATAAAGCTTTAGAAGAATCTAGAAATCTTACAAAATATAAAGAAAAGTATCCTCAAGTTTTTGAAGTTATAAAAAAAATAATAGGATTACCAAGACAGACAGGAACTCATGCAGCTGGAGTTGTTTTTTGTGATGTTCCTTTATGAGAAGTTGTTCCAACCAAAGTTGGAATTAATGGTATTTTACAAACACAATTTTCAATGAATTTTTTAGAAGAAATAGGACTTATTAAAACAGATATTTTAGGTTTAAGAAACCTTTCAATTATTCAACAAGTAATTTCTTCTGTAGAAAAATTAAATCAAACTAAAATTGACTTAAAATCTTTACCATTAAATGATAAAGATACTTTTGAACTATTAAGAAATAGACAAACAAGTGGGATTTTTCAACTTGAGTCACAAGGGATGACCGAAGTATTGACAAGTATGAAAGTAAATTCAATTGAAGACATTGCAGTTACAAGTGCCTTGTTTAGACCGGGACCTCAGGAAAATATACCAACCTATATTGCAAGAAAAAATGATAACAACAGAGAATTTTCGATCGATAAAAGTCTTACAGATATTTTAGGAGATACTTATGGGATTATTGTTTATCAAGAACAAGTAATGAAAATTCTTCAAAAAGTTGCAAACTTTGAATTGAGTAAAGCAGATATCGTAAGAAGAGCTATTGGTAAAAAAGACCAAAAGTTAATGGCAGAATTTAAAAAAGAATTTGTTCAAGGAGCTTTAGAAAATAAATATAATGAAGGAAGAGCAAATGAACTTTGACATTATATTGAAAAATTTGCAGAGTATGGTTTTAATAAATCTCATGCTATAGCATATTCAATAATAAGTTATTGAATGGCTTATTTAAAAACTCATTTCAAAGCAGAATTTTATTGTGCATTATTGAATGGAAGTATAAAAAACGAAGTTAAAACTTCTCAATATTTATATGAAATTAAAACTGCTGGAATAAGAATGAATGGACCAAGTATTAAAAATCCAAACTCAACTTATTATTATGGAAATCAAATGATAAATATGCCATTAAACGTTATTAAAGGCATAGGACAAGATTTGGTCAAAACTATAAGAGCAATTCATAAAAAAGCTAAAAATGCTTTTGAATCATTTGCAAAAGTTGTTGCAATACTTGTTTCAGAAGGTCTAACTGATAAAAAATTTGAAGCCTTAGCATATGCAGGAGCATTTGATGCTTATGGATATAGTAGAAAAGATCTTGCAAATAATCAAAAGGAAATCTTTAACTTAGCTCAAATTTTAAAATATTCATCAACCAAAGACTTAGAGGTTGATTTACCTATAAAAAAAGATAAACCTGAATTGATAGCAAGTTATGAAAAAGAGTTTTTCGGTTTTTATGTAACAACTCATCCTCTTTCAATATTTAGACAAAAAATGTTAAACAGTGAAAAATTGTTATATCTTTCAAGTTTACAAAGAGAAGACATTACATGTGATGTTTTTGTAACTGTTGACAACATAGTTACAAAAACAGATAAAAATGGTGGTCAAATGTGTTTCTTGGATGTTTCTGACGAAACAGGTTCAATTATGGTAACAATTTTTGCTTCAACTTTTGAAAAAATTAAGAGTCAAATTGAAATAAGCCAAAATATTATAATTAAAGTAAAAACACAACTATATAACAACAAGATTTCAGCATTATTAATTGATTTCAAAAAAACAATCAAGTAA
- a CDS encoding DnaJ domain-containing protein: MEDLFRLLGRLLNFLLFFFIIDMFFNRGRSRARNYGRFQQNSEEGHEEQSSQSYWSNSASHIDEAYSALGATRAMSDNDIKKLYRKLAKKYHPDVNNSLEAQAEMTKINNAYETIMESRKVVH; the protein is encoded by the coding sequence ATGGAAGATTTATTTAGACTATTAGGAAGATTACTAAACTTTCTTCTTTTCTTCTTTATAATTGATATGTTTTTCAATAGAGGAAGATCTAGAGCAAGAAATTATGGAAGATTTCAACAAAACAGTGAAGAGGGACACGAAGAACAAAGCAGTCAATCTTACTGGTCTAATTCAGCTTCTCATATTGATGAAGCATACTCAGCTCTTGGAGCTACAAGAGCAATGTCGGATAATGACATAAAAAAACTATACAGAAAACTTGCTAAAAAGTATCATCCAGATGTTAATAACAGTCTAGAAGCACAAGCTGAAATGACAAAAATTAATAATGCATATGAAACTATTATGGAAAGTAGAAAAGTTGTTCACTAG